One window from the genome of Dolosigranulum savutiense encodes:
- the thiD gene encoding bifunctional hydroxymethylpyrimidine kinase/phosphomethylpyrimidine kinase has translation MENTPNVALTIAGNDASGGAGIGADLKTFAEYGTFGIATLTVVASMDPDTWKHSVSPIDVNVVQEQLETALSVDKGIDAFKTGMLPTFEQIELIESYIKKHQLTNFVLDPVMVCKGDDEVLNPELAKGLRDRLTPLATVVTPNLFEAGQLADMPEPTTVDEMKEAAKRIVDLGAQTVVIKGGRGITDEVAIDIFYDGQEFIILEAEKIKEASNHGAGCTFAAAVTAGLANGLSPKEAVIKAKDFTHAGIQYGFKYNRHVAPVFHSAKRLKAE, from the coding sequence ATGGAAAATACGCCTAATGTAGCGTTAACTATTGCCGGTAATGATGCCAGTGGAGGGGCTGGAATTGGGGCTGATTTAAAGACCTTCGCTGAATATGGAACATTCGGTATTGCCACATTAACCGTCGTTGCGTCGATGGATCCGGACACTTGGAAACACTCCGTATCACCGATTGATGTCAATGTTGTCCAAGAACAGCTAGAGACAGCACTATCAGTTGATAAAGGAATCGATGCTTTCAAAACAGGCATGTTGCCGACATTCGAACAAATCGAACTTATTGAATCTTATATTAAAAAGCACCAACTGACGAATTTTGTCTTAGATCCGGTCATGGTGTGCAAAGGGGACGATGAAGTCTTAAATCCTGAATTAGCAAAAGGACTGCGCGATCGCCTCACACCACTAGCTACTGTAGTAACACCGAACTTATTCGAAGCAGGACAGCTAGCTGATATGCCTGAACCAACAACAGTGGATGAGATGAAAGAAGCAGCTAAGCGCATTGTCGACTTAGGCGCTCAAACCGTTGTTATCAAAGGTGGTCGAGGGATTACTGATGAAGTAGCCATTGATATCTTCTATGATGGCCAGGAATTCATTATACTTGAAGCTGAAAAAATTAAAGAGGCCTCCAACCACGGAGCAGGATGTACTTTTGCTGCAGCTGTAACAGCTGGCTTAGCGAACGGTTTAAGTCCAAAAGAAGCCGTCATTAAAGCAAAAGACTTCACCCATGCCGGTATTCAATATGGCTTTAAATATAATCGACATGTTGCACCTGTCTTCCACAGTGCCAAGCGATTAAAAGCTGAATAA
- a CDS encoding polysaccharide deacetylase family protein yields MKRFFKGVGYGLLWLVSLVIVAVGVFWATEQGIIGEWFPQFSSEPESTVQVDSFATNNGSDAFEEAVHVQTGKTFHMVETAPRFHVAAIDEVISSAMTELRQPFAEKYNEEMERQQLDSKEPVAEQRPFYQLDYEIEAVNDSVYAITFESMIYNDDTLANRASQVLLVDVEAESVSPLADIFETKNETDEAVATDDDTLTNEESTKDSKDSTKSLVDSVQEALASEHGEDVKLATFTQDFPTIEALLPYMTVNKAGIALTFDAEQVASAKATAETYTVELSWEELNASINDEWREHLDLPELTPEVAYAQGDQPWTPVTRGPASTDGKKRVALTYDDGPGGEETTGRLLKMLEQHNAKATFYMLGDVVEYNPEMAQRVHKAGHEIGNHSWGHPVLPSLGPAGAAESIAKAEESIKKAVGKGTKHYRPPYGERTMEVDEAIGKPAILWSIDTQDWRTRNAQSVFEEVRSKVQDGDIILMHDIHPETIDASALILDYLDSQGFEMVTVSELMGY; encoded by the coding sequence ATGAAGCGTTTTTTCAAAGGAGTAGGTTATGGTCTACTCTGGCTAGTTAGTCTTGTTATAGTGGCGGTTGGTGTATTCTGGGCAACAGAACAAGGCATTATCGGTGAGTGGTTCCCACAATTCTCCTCTGAGCCAGAATCAACTGTACAAGTGGATTCATTCGCAACTAATAACGGTAGTGATGCGTTTGAAGAAGCGGTCCATGTTCAGACTGGAAAAACATTCCATATGGTTGAGACAGCTCCACGATTCCATGTAGCAGCGATTGATGAAGTAATTTCGAGTGCGATGACTGAATTGCGTCAACCTTTTGCTGAAAAGTACAATGAAGAGATGGAAAGACAGCAATTGGATAGTAAAGAACCGGTTGCTGAGCAGCGACCGTTCTATCAATTAGACTATGAAATCGAAGCAGTCAACGATTCTGTCTATGCGATTACTTTTGAATCGATGATCTATAATGACGATACATTAGCTAACCGAGCTTCACAAGTTCTGCTAGTAGATGTGGAGGCAGAATCAGTTAGTCCATTAGCCGACATATTTGAAACTAAAAATGAAACAGATGAAGCGGTAGCCACTGATGACGATACTCTGACAAATGAAGAATCAACCAAAGACAGTAAAGATAGCACGAAGTCATTAGTTGATTCTGTTCAAGAAGCACTTGCAAGTGAACATGGTGAAGATGTCAAACTAGCTACATTTACACAAGATTTCCCTACTATTGAGGCGCTATTGCCTTACATGACAGTGAACAAAGCAGGGATTGCACTAACCTTCGATGCCGAGCAAGTTGCATCTGCTAAAGCAACAGCTGAGACTTATACAGTTGAGTTGTCGTGGGAAGAGTTGAATGCTTCGATTAACGATGAGTGGCGTGAACATCTCGATCTGCCAGAATTAACACCAGAAGTTGCCTATGCACAAGGGGATCAACCTTGGACACCGGTAACCCGTGGACCCGCTTCGACTGATGGCAAGAAGCGAGTTGCTTTAACGTATGATGATGGTCCTGGTGGGGAAGAGACGACGGGACGATTATTGAAGATGTTAGAGCAACATAATGCGAAAGCAACTTTCTACATGTTAGGTGATGTGGTCGAGTATAATCCTGAAATGGCACAACGCGTGCATAAAGCCGGTCATGAGATTGGTAACCATTCATGGGGACATCCGGTCTTGCCAAGTTTAGGACCAGCAGGAGCTGCTGAATCAATTGCTAAGGCAGAAGAAAGTATTAAAAAAGCAGTAGGTAAAGGAACTAAGCACTATCGTCCACCATATGGCGAGCGTACGATGGAAGTTGATGAAGCGATTGGTAAACCCGCCATTCTTTGGTCAATTGATACGCAAGATTGGCGCACCCGTAATGCTCAAAGTGTCTTTGAAGAAGTTCGCTCAAAAGTACAAGATGGAGATATTATCTTAATGCATGATATTCATCCAGAAACCATTGATGCATCTGCACTTATTTTGGATTACTTGGACAGTCAAGGATTCGAAATGGTCACCGTCAGTGAATTGATGGGTTACTAA